TTTATCCCGATTTATATCGGAATTAAAAGAAATAAAAAAATGTATCTTATTTTTTTAATGATTATTATGTTGAATTTTTTATCTGAATCGATGCTGGAAAGGCAAGCGGGAGTGATGTTTTACGCATTCTTTAATTCTTTTTTGTTTTTTAATTTTGAGACCGAATAAATATGTTTAATCACGAAAAGCATTCTTCATCCAAAAAAAAAGTAGCCAACGATTTAGGTTTCGGACTTAATTCGGCAATCAACGGAAAGCGTGCGCTCAATAAAGACGGCAGTTTCAATGTTGTTCGAAAAGGCGTTCCGTTTTTCCAATCGTTCGAAGTATTTCACAAATTAATTGCCATGTCCTGGCTAAAATTTAATTTTTTGGTCTTTGCTTTTTACACTTTTGCTAATTTATTTTTTGCTGTTTTGTATTGGCAAGTAGGTGTTAGTGAGCTTTCCGGAATTGACGGAACAACTGCTTTCGAAAAATTTATGAATGTTTTCTTTTTCAGTGCACAAACTCTTACTACGCTTGGTTACGGGAAAATGGCACCAATTCAAATCGAATCGAGTATGATTGCTTCTATAGAATCTATGGTTGGTTTATTGGGTTTTGCATTGGCAACAGGCTTGCTGTACGGACGTTTTTCACGACCAGTGGCAAAAATTATGTATAGCAAAAATGCACTTATTGCACCGTATAAAGATTCTACCGCATTTGAGTTTCGAATGATTAACGGACGAAGTAATCAGTTGATAGAAGTGGAAATGGAAGTGATACTTTTTATCAATAATAAGCATACGAAAACACGTGAATATTTGCTCTTGCCCTTGGAACGCGATCGGCTTAGCCTTTTTCCGATGAATTGGACAATTGTGCATCACGTGGATGAAAAAAGTCCTTTGTATGAAATTACCGAAAAAGAATTATTGGAGCGCGATGCCGAATTTATCATTCTTCTGAAAGCCTTTGACGACAGCTTTTCTCAGACTATTTATTCGCGCCATTCATACATGGCTGATGAACTTATTTGGGGACAAAAATTCGCAAATATGTTAAGCATTTCAGAAACAGGAATGCGTATTTTGCACATTGATAAATTAAATGAAACGTCCGTTTAATTCAGAAAAAAAATTTTTGAGGCACAAATAAGCGTTTGAAAAATTAATTTTTCTATTTATTATCCCTTAAAATAAATTTGATAGGTAAACTCATTTGAGTCGCTACATTTTTACCATCTTGTTTTGGAGGAATCCAATTCGGCATTTCTTTTATCACTTTTAGTGCTTCAGCATCTAACTCGAGCGCATTTGTAATTCCTCTTAAAATTTTCACTTGTGATATTGTTCCTTTATCTGAAATAACAAAGGAAACATAAATAGTGCCTTCAATTTTTTTTGTCTTTGCAGAATAAGGATAAACTGTATGCTTCTTTAAATAACTTGTCAATGAATCTTGTCCGCCTGGAAATGTTGGCATTTGTTCTACGATTATATAGGGTTTGCCTGTGTTCAATGTTTTCGGTGTGTTAGATGTGTCCATGTAGCAAACTGTGGATGGCTTATGTAATTTGTTCTGCGTGCTTTGCGCTTTTACAGATTGAAATCCAACAAAAAGAAAAAGTATCCACACAATTTTTTTCATGAAACGAAAGTTTACGTTTTAACAAATGTAGAAAAATAATTTTCTAAAAACAATTGGTATGACGGAAGAATTGCTGCACCATATTTGGAAATTTCGCTTGTTTGATACTCAAAATTTAGTGTTGGAATCAGGCGAAAAATTAGAAATTCTAAATGTCGGATCACACAATACAGATGCTGGTCCGGATTTTTTTAATGCGCGTATTAAAATTGGAAACACGCTTTGGGCGGGTAATGTGGAGCTTCATATCAATGCTTCGGATTGGTACAAACACGGTCATCAACAAAATAAAGCCTACGATAATATTGTGCTGCACGTGGTTTTTGATGCAGATGTTATTGTAAATAGAAACAGCGGAGAAGCTTTTCCTACATTGGTTTTGAAGAATAAAATAAATCCTCGTTATTTAAGTAATTACGATTATTTGAAATCCGCAAAAGTAGAAATATCTTGTGAAAAAATATTTTTTGAAACAGATATTTTTGTGTTGAATAATTGGTTGGATCGTTTGATGATAGAGCGTTTGGAACAAAAATCGGAAATGATTACGCGCTATTTAAAATTAAATCACAACGATTGGGAAGAGACATTTTACCAATTTTTGGCGCGTAATTTTGGTTTCAAAATCAATGCAGATGCGTTTGAATTACTCGCTAAATCCTTGCCAAATGCCTATTTGGCGAAACACAAAAATAATTTATTTCAGATAGAAGCTTTGTTGTTCGGTCAAGCCGGATTTTTAGAAAAAAAATTCTCGGACGATTATCCGCAGCAATTGCAAAAAGAATATTTTTTCTTGAAAAAAAAATTCCGACTCCAAAATTTAGAACCACATTTATGGAAAATGTTGCGCCTGCGTCCTGTTAATTTCCCGACTGTTCGTTTGGCACAATTCGCAAAGTTGATAAGCATTTCATCGCATTTATTTTCAAAAATAATGGAAACAGAAACGCTGGAAGAAATTGAAAAACTACTGACTGTTGAAACGAGCGACTATTGGAAAACACATTTTCATTTCGAGAAAAAATCGCGGAAGCAAACGAAAAAGCTCGGTAAAATGGCAATTGAAAATATCGTCATTAACACGCTTGTTCCTTTCTTGTTTGTGTATGGAAAACATAAAAGCGAAGAGGAATTTGTGGAGCGAGCTTTGACCTTTCTTCAAAAAACAAATCCTGAAAAAAATCACATCACGGAAACGTGGAAAAAATTGGGAATGAAAATGGAGAATGCTTTTGTATCACAGGCTTCCATTCAATTGAAAAATGATTATTGCAGCCAAAAAAAATGTTTGCAATGCGCCGTCGGAAATTATTTGTTGAAGAAAGATTCATAACTGTTTTCTGTTTTGTATTTTCGCGCTGATTTTAAGTGTGCGGAAAATGAAACTTGTAAAAATATCAGCTATTTCTTATTTGAATACGAAGCCGTTTGTGTACGGAATTGAGCATTCTGGCATTTTGAATGATTATGAAATGCAATTTGATATTCCTTCGGCTTGTGCCGAAAAATTACTGAACAATCAAGTAGATATTGGCATTGTTCCTGTGGCGATTATTCCGCTTTTAAAAGAAGCTCATATTTTGACAGATTTTTGTATTGGAGCTGTTGGCGCGGTAAATTCGGTGGTTTTGTATAGTTGCGTTCCTTTGCAGGAAATTGAAACGGTGGAATTGGATTATCAATCCAGAACTTCGGTGATGTTGACGAAAATATTAGCCAAAAATTTCTGGAAGATAAATCCGACGTGGATAAATGCTGAAAAAAATTACGAAGAAAACTTTTCTGGAAAACGTGCTGGAGTTGTTATTGGCGATCGCACTTTTGCGCTTAAAAATAAATATCCTTTTACGTATGATTTAAGCGAAGAATGGATGAAATTTACCGGATTGCCTTTTGTTTTCGCGTGTTGGGTGGCGAATAAAAAGCTTCCTGAAAAATTTATTTCTGAATTTTCTCAAGCTATCAAATACGGAATTGAACATCGAAAAGAATTAATTTTGGAGCTTCAAAAAATTAATTTTTACGCCACCGATGTAAAGCATTATTTGATGAAATCCATCAGCTACGAATTGGATGCGTCCAAGAAAAAAGCATTGGATTTATTTTTATCCTATTTGAAAAAATAATTTTCCAAACCTCCTAAATAAAATTATCAACATTTGTTAATAAAAACAAGGTTTTTAAAGCGGTTCCTTATTTTGTATTCTAAGCATTTTTAGTATATTTGTTACGCATTAAAATAAAATAAAAATATCCCCAAAATGGAAGAAATTGTGAAAGAAAATAACAATGCTGATTATTCAGCGGATAGTATTCAGGTATTAGAAGGTTTAGAGGCGGTTCGCAAGCGTCCGTCGATGTACATTGGCGATACAGGCGTAAAAGGCTTACATCATTTGGTGTACGAGGTGGTAGATAATTCCATTGACGAAGCGTTGGCAGGACATTGTAAAATCATTGATGTAACTATCAATGCGGATAATTCGATTACCGTAAAAGACGATGGTCGCGGAATTCCGACAGGATATCATGCGAAAGAAAAAAAATCGGCACTCGAAGTGGCAATGACGATTTTGCACGCAGGAGGTAAATTTGATAAAGATTCCTATAAAGTTTCAGGTGGATTGCATGGAGTGGGTGTGAGCTGCGTAAATGCGCTTTCTACACACATGAAAACAGAAGTGCATCGCGATGGAAAAATATATGTACAAGAATATTGCATAGGGAAACCGCTTTATCCTGTGAAAGAAGTTGGTGAGACCACTACCAGAGGAACGATTCAAACGTTTAAACCGGACGAAACTATTTTCACGACAACAGTTTATCATTATGATATTTTAGCGGCACGTTTGCGCGAACTTTCTTTTTTAAATAAAGGAATCCGCCTTAATCTCACCGATTTAAGAGAAAAAGATGCGGAAGGAAATGTGATTACTGAACTGTTTTATTCTCAAGAAGGTTTAAAAGAATTTGTTGCTTTTTTGGATTCGACCAGAGAAAAATTAATTGAAGATTGCATTTGCATGGAAGGCGAAAAATCCGGTATTCCGGTGGAAGTAGCGATGCAATACAATACTTCTTTTACAGAGAATTTACATACGTATGTGAACAATATCAACACACACGAAGGTGGAACGCATTTAGCAGGTTTTAGAAGAGCTTTAACACGTACGCTTAAAAATTATGCCGATAAATCGGGAATGCTTACCAAATTAAAATTTGACATCAGTGGAGACGATTTTCGCGAAGGATTAACGGCTGTTATTTCCGTGAAAGTACAAGAACCGCAATTTGAAGGACAAACAAAAACAAAACTCGGTAACAATGAAGTAATGGGCGCTGTGGATACAGCCGTGAG
This genomic stretch from Bacteroidia bacterium harbors:
- a CDS encoding ion channel, with amino-acid sequence MFNHEKHSSSKKKVANDLGFGLNSAINGKRALNKDGSFNVVRKGVPFFQSFEVFHKLIAMSWLKFNFLVFAFYTFANLFFAVLYWQVGVSELSGIDGTTAFEKFMNVFFFSAQTLTTLGYGKMAPIQIESSMIASIESMVGLLGFALATGLLYGRFSRPVAKIMYSKNALIAPYKDSTAFEFRMINGRSNQLIEVEMEVILFINNKHTKTREYLLLPLERDRLSLFPMNWTIVHHVDEKSPLYEITEKELLERDAEFIILLKAFDDSFSQTIYSRHSYMADELIWGQKFANMLSISETGMRILHIDKLNETSV
- a CDS encoding energy transducer TonB; protein product: MKKIVWILFLFVGFQSVKAQSTQNKLHKPSTVCYMDTSNTPKTLNTGKPYIIVEQMPTFPGGQDSLTSYLKKHTVYPYSAKTKKIEGTIYVSFVISDKGTISQVKILRGITNALELDAEALKVIKEMPNWIPPKQDGKNVATQMSLPIKFILRDNK
- a CDS encoding DUF2851 family protein — translated: MTEELLHHIWKFRLFDTQNLVLESGEKLEILNVGSHNTDAGPDFFNARIKIGNTLWAGNVELHINASDWYKHGHQQNKAYDNIVLHVVFDADVIVNRNSGEAFPTLVLKNKINPRYLSNYDYLKSAKVEISCEKIFFETDIFVLNNWLDRLMIERLEQKSEMITRYLKLNHNDWEETFYQFLARNFGFKINADAFELLAKSLPNAYLAKHKNNLFQIEALLFGQAGFLEKKFSDDYPQQLQKEYFFLKKKFRLQNLEPHLWKMLRLRPVNFPTVRLAQFAKLISISSHLFSKIMETETLEEIEKLLTVETSDYWKTHFHFEKKSRKQTKKLGKMAIENIVINTLVPFLFVYGKHKSEEEFVERALTFLQKTNPEKNHITETWKKLGMKMENAFVSQASIQLKNDYCSQKKCLQCAVGNYLLKKDS
- a CDS encoding menaquinone biosynthesis protein, with protein sequence MKLVKISAISYLNTKPFVYGIEHSGILNDYEMQFDIPSACAEKLLNNQVDIGIVPVAIIPLLKEAHILTDFCIGAVGAVNSVVLYSCVPLQEIETVELDYQSRTSVMLTKILAKNFWKINPTWINAEKNYEENFSGKRAGVVIGDRTFALKNKYPFTYDLSEEWMKFTGLPFVFACWVANKKLPEKFISEFSQAIKYGIEHRKELILELQKINFYATDVKHYLMKSISYELDASKKKALDLFLSYLKK
- the gyrB gene encoding DNA topoisomerase (ATP-hydrolyzing) subunit B, with the protein product MEEIVKENNNADYSADSIQVLEGLEAVRKRPSMYIGDTGVKGLHHLVYEVVDNSIDEALAGHCKIIDVTINADNSITVKDDGRGIPTGYHAKEKKSALEVAMTILHAGGKFDKDSYKVSGGLHGVGVSCVNALSTHMKTEVHRDGKIYVQEYCIGKPLYPVKEVGETTTRGTIQTFKPDETIFTTTVYHYDILAARLRELSFLNKGIRLNLTDLREKDAEGNVITELFYSQEGLKEFVAFLDSTREKLIEDCICMEGEKSGIPVEVAMQYNTSFTENLHTYVNNINTHEGGTHLAGFRRALTRTLKNYADKSGMLTKLKFDISGDDFREGLTAVISVKVQEPQFEGQTKTKLGNNEVMGAVDTAVSEMLANYLEEHPKQARLIVDKVILAATARHAARKARELVQRKNVLTGGGLPGKLSDCSERDPAMCEIFLVEGDSAGGTAKQGRNRAFQAILPLRGKILNVEKAMEHRIYDSEEIKNIFTALGVFRGTTEDQRALNMEKLRYHKIIIMCDADVDGSHITTLILTFFFRHMRELVEFGHIYIATPPLYLVKKGKEQRYCWTEEERTMHIKELAGGEGKENTVGVQRYKGLGEMNAEQLWQTTLNPEFRTLRKVTIENAAEADRIFSMLMGDEVPPRREFIEKNAKYAKIDV